In Candidatus Dependentiae bacterium, a single genomic region encodes these proteins:
- a CDS encoding WD40 repeat domain-containing protein: protein MIKCFFVIIFCSSVTFLHIYAIVAGADTTVARQSAPFFIKSDTNNTLLGFSSFKNGIFLEDSVTSTTFDGFFPVAGSLVLNGGTLHLAHDLTVEKPVKFGSGTINGNGFAITFPRNISTITLPTTGHTRLLNTVDEYTIQMLGYSVDWSHDNRFIALSGYGYATGKELQILEFDGSSIVKRAEYDVPEATYAYNVRWHPSDYYLALASYGSTYAFKVLYFDEHTYDLTLTDSANLQYVSSVAWSPNGDHVAVSRLYANSFDVFDITDGVLGAKYTGNFGELGYVLMNCLEWKDDDNIAIGFYLHNTMPAFQIFSFTGSSLNFSVGINNNSSERIYSINCLPETSFIAVGYLTGSQKLRVYEYNMNNATLIDVTDSFFGEFSAVYGVHWRNNGGFLAYTKPPSTNDYGVKVLKFDLENKKLVHVGGYKPSTVGWHQLHWTGNGDYLAVAAQQKITVLEFVDQPLVLKNAKLFFNSNVNVGGNIIIQGSCTFDCGGYSLDLSGGEVTVDKDANLIIEKGKIKGLSGEDLRCVDDTGVLTLRDVKWLQDDIVTFSHGAIRFSGDVVMSGNHMFVYQSSRTSTLLAKSSWKLDEGFTFSYDPIVLTSQSLLEFENKSSVLILNSSTLHTTVTGLQLTRGTLRVERDSYLSSEKEIIDEYLTIDEGIILGDGIQESNDMSIEILSNQMLRVLEGSLTYRNVDPSSWSMVGQTSILSIVSGARLALHQSINLGNGRARFQNNTVCAKADGKNIIGAIDVLGALVFRNL from the coding sequence ATGATAAAATGTTTTTTTGTTATTATATTTTGTTCTAGTGTTACTTTTTTACACATCTATGCTATTGTTGCTGGTGCCGATACGACAGTTGCGAGGCAATCGGCACCTTTCTTTATTAAATCTGATACTAATAATACATTACTTGGTTTTTCTTCATTTAAAAATGGTATTTTTTTGGAGGATAGTGTAACAAGTACAACATTTGATGGCTTTTTTCCGGTTGCAGGTAGTTTAGTTCTCAATGGTGGAACATTACATTTGGCACATGATTTGACGGTAGAAAAGCCGGTGAAATTTGGATCTGGTACAATAAATGGTAATGGCTTTGCAATTACATTTCCGAGGAATATTTCAACAATTACATTACCAACAACTGGTCATACAAGATTGCTTAATACTGTTGATGAGTATACCATTCAGATGCTCGGATATAGTGTTGATTGGTCACATGACAATCGTTTTATTGCTTTAAGTGGTTATGGCTATGCTACAGGTAAAGAATTGCAAATTTTGGAATTTGATGGAAGTTCTATAGTTAAACGTGCAGAATATGATGTGCCAGAAGCTACATATGCATATAATGTTCGGTGGCATCCAAGTGATTACTATTTGGCTCTTGCTTCATACGGAAGTACATATGCATTTAAAGTTCTATACTTTGACGAACATACATATGATCTCACCTTAACTGATAGTGCTAACTTGCAATATGTTTCATCGGTTGCGTGGAGTCCTAATGGTGATCATGTAGCTGTTAGTAGACTGTATGCCAATAGTTTTGATGTTTTTGATATTACTGATGGTGTACTTGGAGCAAAATATACAGGCAATTTCGGAGAGTTAGGTTATGTTCTCATGAATTGTCTTGAGTGGAAGGATGATGATAACATAGCGATTGGATTTTATTTGCACAATACTATGCCAGCGTTTCAAATATTTAGTTTTACTGGTTCTTCATTAAATTTCAGTGTTGGTATCAATAATAATTCTTCAGAAAGAATTTATTCTATCAATTGCTTACCTGAAACTTCTTTTATTGCTGTAGGTTATTTGACTGGATCACAAAAATTACGTGTTTATGAATATAACATGAACAATGCTACGTTAATAGACGTGACGGATAGTTTTTTTGGTGAGTTTTCTGCTGTTTATGGTGTTCACTGGCGAAATAACGGTGGTTTTTTAGCATATACTAAGCCGCCATCAACTAATGATTATGGAGTGAAGGTACTTAAGTTTGATTTAGAGAATAAAAAACTTGTTCATGTTGGTGGTTATAAGCCTTCCACGGTAGGCTGGCATCAGTTGCATTGGACAGGTAATGGTGACTATTTGGCTGTTGCAGCTCAACAAAAAATAACTGTTTTAGAGTTTGTTGATCAACCGCTAGTATTGAAAAATGCAAAATTATTTTTTAATTCAAATGTTAATGTTGGGGGAAATATCATTATTCAGGGAAGCTGTACGTTCGATTGTGGAGGATATTCCCTAGACTTGTCTGGTGGTGAAGTAACGGTTGATAAGGATGCTAATTTAATAATTGAAAAGGGAAAAATAAAAGGGCTTAGTGGTGAAGATTTGAGATGTGTTGATGATACTGGTGTATTGACGTTGCGTGATGTGAAGTGGTTACAAGATGATATAGTGACATTCTCACATGGTGCAATACGTTTTAGTGGAGATGTTGTAATGTCTGGTAATCATATGTTTGTTTATCAGTCAAGCAGAACAAGTACTTTACTTGCCAAATCATCATGGAAGTTAGATGAAGGGTTTACATTTAGTTATGATCCGATCGTGCTAACATCACAAAGTCTTTTGGAATTTGAGAATAAGAGTTCTGTTTTGATTCTGAATAGTTCAACATTACATACTACAGTTACTGGTTTGCAGTTAACAAGAGGTACTTTGCGTGTAGAAAGGGATTCATATCTTTCTTCAGAAAAGGAAATTATTGATGAGTATTTGACCATTGATGAAGGAATTATACTTGGTGATGGAATTCAAGAAAGCAATGATATGTCTATTGAAATTTTGAGCAATCAAATGTTACGAGTTTTAGAAGGGTCGCTTACATATAGAAATGTGGATCCATCATCATGGAGTATGGTGGGTCAAACTTCTATCTTATCGATTGTCTCAGGAGCGCGGCTTGCTTTACATCAATCAATTAATTTGGGTAATGGTAGAGCTCGATTTCAAAATAATACAGTTTGTGCTAAGGCCGATGGAAAAAATATTATAGGTGCAATAGATGTTTTAGGAGCACTGGTTTTTAGAAATTTGTAA